The Pan troglodytes isolate AG18354 chromosome 8, NHGRI_mPanTro3-v2.0_pri, whole genome shotgun sequence genome window below encodes:
- the MKX gene encoding homeobox protein Mohawk isoform X2: MNTIVFNKLSGAVLFEDGGASERERGGRPYSGVLDSPHARPEVGIPDGPPLKDNLGLRHRRTGARQNGGKVRHKRQALQDMARPLKQWLYKHRDNPYPTKTEKILLALGSQMTLVQVSNWFANARRRLKNTVRQPDLSWALRIKLYNKYVQGNAERLSVSSDDSCSEDGENPPRTHMNEGGYNTPVHHPVIKSENSVIKAGVRPESRASEDYVAPPKYKSSLLNRYLNDSLRHVMATNTTMMGKTRQRNHSGSFSSNEFEEELVSPSSSETEGNFVYRTDTLENGSNKGES; the protein is encoded by the exons ATGAACACCATCGTCTTCAACAAGCTCAGCGGTGCGGTGCTGTTTGAGGACGGAGGCGCCTCGGAGCGGGAGCGGGGTGGCCGGCCCTACAGCGGTGTCCTGGACAGTCCTCACGCCCGCCCCGAGGTGGGCATTCCCGACGGCCCGCCCCTCAAGGACAACCTCGGCCTGAGACACCGGAGGACCGG CGCCCGGCAGAATGGCGGGAAGGTGAGGCACAAGCGGCAGGCCCTGCAAGACATGGCGCGACCCCTCAAGCAGTGGCTTTACAAGCACCGTGACAACCCGTACCCCACCAAGACCGAGAAGATACTCTTGGCCCTCGGCTCGCAGATGACGCTAGTGCAG GTGTCAAATTGGTTTGCTAATGCAAGACGTCGGCTTAAGAATACCGTTCGACAGCCAGATTTAAGCTGGGCTTTGAGAATAAAGTTATACAACAAGTATGTTCAAGGCAATGCTGAACGGCTTAGCGTAAGCAGTGATGACTCATGTTCTGAag ATGGAGAAAATCCTCCAAGAACCCACATGAACGAAGGGGGCTATAATACCCCAGTTCACCATCCTGTGATTAAAAGTGAGAATTCGGTCATCAAAGCGGGAGTGAGGCCAGAGTCACGGGCCAGTGAGGACTACGTGGCACCCCCCAAATACAAGAGCAGCTTGTTGAACCGTTACCTTAATGACTCTTTGAGACATGTCATGGCCACGAACACTACCATGATGGGAAAAACAAGGCAAAGAAACCACTCGGGATCTTTTAGCTCCAATGAATTTGAGGAAGAATTAGTGTCTCCATCGTCATCAGAAACCGAAGGCAACTTTGTCTATCGCACAG